In a single window of the Bufo bufo chromosome 5, aBufBuf1.1, whole genome shotgun sequence genome:
- the LOC121002639 gene encoding uncharacterized protein LOC121002639: MFDPESLHHPRSAEWLPSPHVGAYLEHWVRHSLSRESRNKLRAECPRPLVPNKVCETPIVDPKMAQFLTKTGWNSKKGLDSALRSCQDKILDVLGPLTKILEMAESARSEGSPIDHEELRGWAQRAICLTGNANTSVAIERRKSILFKIDPKLANLALTEAGKEAQGLLFGESFIKDMGRFVGTFTALDKAQSSMRRVFHGRVSHRAGSGRGRLSGRASFQARGANRGAGGQRPPFQDQRNPSPFFASRGHQWRSRSFRGNPSHRRPLGKSPSHRGFYGTLCRGPTPALFSCLGPHHLRSVGADHGQGISHRTHGVSLPCSLPPANPPVAHGLRPGGRGATLPQTKAGYRASVPGAGGCDQQYIPRSKERRADEASHQSSRTECGGSLPSFQDGGDPSPTGLTSAGGLDGKARPEGCLPDGPSGQLFQGLAPVQVEWRGLEVHLSAIRTVVSSLVLHQVAASGRVMVEDSGRPPNYLPGRHPSDARIQDLGFLLNIEKSCLIPARRMEFLGFTVDSLSESLSLPTAKLRAIRKELRHALLIPHLSLRHLARIIGLLASSIQAVFPAPLHYRALHRLKIAHLRTGASFADAVVLDSEAREELSWWIANLEAWNGRAIFGSLPELTIESDASLQGWGAHCNGVSTGGPWSAEESLLHINALELLAGSFAVRSFSNGIANACIKLRMDNISAVQYVNRLGGTRSATLARLAKDFWTFCLSKDIMVQAEYLPGLNNVQADWNSRYLSDGSDWQLDPRVFSAISELWGPVSIDLFASRLNRQLTRFYSWRPDPEALAVDAFLQDWSVSHLYAFPPFSMIPRTLLQVIRQQADLVLVVPFWGSQVWFPSLLRILVEIPVLLPTRSDLLHNPLGLQHPLLLDGSLRLLACRISGHLDRSREFRQQLDSYWTVHGLPALGSRTGQPGELGLTGAWNGTWIPFRHL, encoded by the exons ATGTTTGACCCCGAATCTTTGCACCACCCGCGTTCGGCGGAATGGCTCCCCTCCCctcatgtaggggcttatttggaGCACTGGGTGCGTCACTCGCTTTCCCGCGAATCACGCAACAAACTCAGGGCTGAGTGTCCCAGGCCATTGGTTCCTAATAAGGTGTGCGAGACCCCAATAGTGGATCCCAAGATGGCTCAGTTTCTGACCAAAACTGGCTGGAACTCAAAAAAGGGTCTGGATTCAGCGCTTCGCAGCTGCCAGGACAAGATTCTAGATGTCCTCGGCCCACTGACCAAGATCTTGGAGATGGCCGAGTCAGCCAGGAGTGAGGGATCCCCAATAGACCACGAGGAGTTACGGGGCTGGGCCCAGAGGGCCATTTGCCTTACCGGCAACGCCAATACTTCAGTGGCGATTGAGAGGCGCAAGTCTATCCTATTCAAGATAGACCCTAAGTTAGCTAACTTGGCGCTCACTGAGGCGGGAAAGGAAGCCCAGGGCCTCCTTTTCGGTGAGTCCTTCATTAAGGACATGGGCCGTTTTGTGGGCACCTTTACTGCGCTTGACAAGGCCCAGAGTTCGATGCGCAGGGTGTTTCACGGACGGGTCTCTCATCGGGCCGGCAGtggtaggggccgcctgtccggccgtgctaGTTTCCAGGCCCGCGGAGCAAATAGAGGTGCCGGTGGACAAAGACCACCTTTCCAGGACCAACGTAATCCGTCTCCCTTCTTCGCATCCAGAGGACATCAGTGGCGTTCTCGCTCCTTCCGGGGCAACCCAAGCCATCGCAGACCCCTGGGTAAGTCTCCCTCGCATCGGGGATTCTACGGTACCTTGTGTAGGGGGCCGACTCCGGCTCTTTTTTCATGTTTGGGGCCTCATCACCTCAGATCCGTGGGTGCTGACCACGGTCAGGGGATTTCGCATAGAACTCACGGGGTCTCCCTACCTTGTTCCCTCCCCCCCGCTAATCCCCCTGTCGCGCACGGATTGCGCCCTGGTGGGCGCGGAGCTACGCTCCCTCAGACAAAAGCGGGCTATCGAGCGAGCGTCCCCGgcgcagggggctgtgatcagcaataTATTCCTCGTTCAAAAGAAAGGCGGGCAGATGAGGCCAGTCATCAATCTTCGCGCACTGAATGCGGTGGTTCGCTACcgtcatttcaagatggaggggatccATCTCCTACGGGACTTACTAGTGccgggggactggatggtaaagctcgacctgaaggatgcttacctgacGGTCCCAGTGGCCAATTGTTCCAGGGACTTGCTCCAGTTCAAGTGGAATGGAGAGGTCTGGAGGTTCACCTGTCTGCCATTCGGACTGTCGtcagctccttggtgcttcaccaagttgcTGCGTCCGGTCGTGTCATGGTTGAGGACTCGGGGCGTCCGCCTAAttatttacctggacgacatccttctGATGCACGAATCCAGG ATCTCGGATTCCTCCTCAACATAGAGAAGTCCTGCCTCATCCCGGCTCGGAGGATGGAATTCTTAGGATTCACGGTGGATTCTCTCTCGGAGTCCCTCAGTCTGCCGACGGCAAAATTGCGGGCGATCCGCAAAGAACTGAGACATGCGCTTCTCATACCCCATCTCTCATTGCGTCATCTGGCCCGCATCATCGGTCTGTTAGCCtcgtccatccaggcggtgtttcCAGCCCCGTTACATTACCGTGCGCTCCACCGTCTGAAGATCGCCCATCTTCGGACCGGTGCATCCTTTGCGGACGCGGTGGTCCTGGATTCGGAGGCCCGAGAGGAATTGAGTTGGTGGATAGCCAATCTGGAAGCGTGGAACGGCAGGGCGATTTTCGGCTCCCTTCCAGAGTTGACCATAGAATCAGATGCGAGCCTCCAGGGTTGGGGCGCCCATTGCAATGGTGTATCTACAGGAGGCCCATGGTCAGCGGAGGAGTCCCTCCTGCACATCAATGCTTTGGAGCTCCTGGCAGGATCCTTCGCGGTGAGGAGTTTTTCCAACGGGATCGCCAACGCTTGCATCAAGTTACGTATGGACAATATATCAGCAGTCCAGTATGTCAACCGTTTGGGGGGTACTCGCTCAGCAACGTTGGCTCGTCTGGCCAAAGACTTTTGGACATTTTGCCTATCCAAAGACATCATGGTCCAGGCGGAGTACCTACCGGGACTGAACAACGTCCAGGCGGATTGGAACTCGCGCTACCTATCGGATGGCAGCGATTGGCAATTGGACCCTCGGGTCTTCTCAGCTATCTCGGAATTGTGGGGTCCGGTGTCTATCGACCTGTTCGCTTCACGGCTGAACAGACAGCTCACCCGGTtttacagctggcgtccggaCCCGGAAGCATTAGCAGTGGATGCGTTCCTCCAGGATTGGTCGGTATCCCACCTGTACGCGTTTCCCCCATTCTCGATGATTCCGAGGACACTCTTGCAGGTGATTCGTCAGCAGGCGGACCTAGTTCTTGTGGTACCGTTCTGGGGGTCTCAGGTCTGGTTCCCCTCGTTGCTGAGGATTCTAGTGGAGATTCCTGTTCTTCTCCCGACCCGGTCGGATCTCCTCCACAACCCTCTGGGACTACAACATCCCCTTCTACTCGACGGATCCCTGCGGCTGCTGGCATGCCGGATCTCCGGACACCTGGATCGTTCGAGGGAGTTTCGGCAGCAACTCGACAGCTATTGGACagtgcatgggctcccggcactagGAAGTCGTACCGGGCAGCCTGGAGAACTTGGGCTAactggtgcgtggaacgggacttggatcccgtttcggcacctgTAA